From Pseudomonas sp. StFLB209, a single genomic window includes:
- a CDS encoding aminotransferase-like domain-containing protein, translated as MKEKDDFAYQAVYRYLVRLINEVQTDSTLKLPSLRQLARRLRVSISTIQSAYALLEQEGRICSVPKSGYYAVPGSFEDELAGEGHSVLERLYRNVRRPGCTMLSGDEPHLLLSLESALQTMERELVRQYPRPLDSGFQPFGDLELRSALAARYTRDTRDCWHAEQVYIGPDLLGMLKAVVQVLQLGGSTVLVESPCTWTLLRLLQSLNVQVLEMPLADDGRVNLTDLDHLLLEHSVSLAILPSTINPVRGTLQPGDNRRAMAQLLNRYRIWVLENDSHGELAFERNGPPLRELIDPQRLLILGSFDKALGPEAPYGYLLCKQFDQRWQEYFLLRAFDLPPIRQKAVARLCNSGRLDQHLADLRHLLEQRMQGMGELLDKHLGCWLRYELPAGGSGIWTQTQQGVDLRQVFDTLLSQRLVIAPGELFSLSGLHRQQLRISYALDWTQDVPAALEQLAGVLRQARR; from the coding sequence ATGAAAGAAAAAGACGATTTCGCCTATCAGGCGGTGTATCGCTATCTCGTACGCCTGATTAATGAGGTACAAACCGACTCGACGCTCAAATTGCCGTCGCTGCGCCAGTTGGCCCGGCGCCTGCGGGTGTCGATTTCGACCATCCAGAGTGCCTATGCGCTGCTGGAGCAGGAAGGGCGCATTTGCTCGGTGCCCAAGTCAGGCTATTACGCGGTGCCGGGCAGTTTTGAAGATGAACTGGCCGGCGAAGGCCATAGCGTGCTTGAACGCCTGTACCGTAATGTGCGGCGGCCCGGCTGCACCATGCTTTCGGGTGATGAGCCGCATCTGTTGTTGTCGCTGGAAAGCGCGCTGCAAACCATGGAGCGCGAGTTGGTGCGTCAGTACCCGCGCCCCCTGGACAGCGGTTTTCAACCGTTTGGTGATCTGGAACTGCGCAGCGCCCTGGCGGCCCGCTACACCCGGGACACTCGGGATTGCTGGCACGCCGAGCAGGTTTATATCGGCCCGGACTTGCTCGGCATGCTCAAGGCGGTCGTTCAAGTGCTGCAACTGGGCGGCAGCACGGTGCTGGTTGAGTCACCGTGCACCTGGACGCTGTTGCGGCTGTTGCAGTCGCTGAACGTCCAGGTACTGGAAATGCCGCTGGCCGACGACGGCCGGGTGAACCTGACCGATCTGGATCACCTGTTGCTGGAGCATTCGGTCAGCCTGGCGATTCTGCCTTCGACGATCAATCCGGTCAGGGGCACGCTGCAACCTGGCGACAACCGCAGGGCCATGGCGCAATTGCTCAATCGCTATCGGATATGGGTACTGGAGAACGACAGCCATGGCGAACTGGCCTTTGAGCGCAATGGCCCGCCGCTGCGCGAGTTGATCGACCCGCAACGGCTGTTGATCCTTGGCAGTTTCGACAAGGCGCTGGGCCCTGAAGCGCCCTATGGTTATCTGCTGTGTAAACAGTTCGACCAGCGCTGGCAGGAGTACTTTCTGCTGCGCGCCTTTGACTTGCCGCCGATTCGCCAGAAGGCCGTTGCCCGGCTGTGTAACAGCGGCCGCCTGGACCAGCACCTGGCGGACTTGCGTCACCTGCTTGAGCAGCGCATGCAAGGCATGGGTGAACTGCTCGACAAGCACCTGGGTTGTTGGTTGCGCTATGAATTACCTGCTGGCGGCAGTGGTATCTGGACGCAGACCCAACAGGGTGTGGACCTGCGCCAGGTATTCGACACTCTACTGAGTCAGCGCTTGGTGATTGCCCCTGGCGAGCTGTTCAGCCTCAGCGGCTTGCACCGCCAGCAGCTACGCATCAGCTATGCGCTGGACTGGACCCAGGATGTGCCGGCGGCCCTTGAGCAACTCGCCGGGGTATTGCGTCAGGCGCGGCGCTGA
- a CDS encoding zinc-dependent alcohol dehydrogenase family protein, translating into MSRTIRFNQFGPAEVLKIEEHPDPLPAPGEVQVRVQAIGISWYDVLWRQNLACTPARLPAGIGQEMAGVVTALGEGVEDLALGDAVASFPSADPNQHPVYGEVIVLPRSALVRYPDVLTPVQASVHYTPLLIAYFAYVDLARIKPGQTVLVTDASHCAGPCFVQLGKALGARVIAATKTEDAREYLLALGADKVVVTEEQDLLMAVNKYTDNKGVNVVFDGMGGPQMSIMGDVLAPRGSLILYGLQGGNQTPFPACAAFQKNIQFYLHCLGNFTGKPALGIDPDNEALQRALRDINQLTADGVLTPLAVRPFPFEQVAQAHRYMDGCPIGGRAVLELADA; encoded by the coding sequence ATGTCCCGCACGATCCGTTTCAACCAGTTCGGCCCGGCCGAGGTGCTCAAGATTGAAGAGCACCCGGACCCGTTGCCTGCGCCCGGTGAAGTGCAGGTGCGTGTCCAGGCCATCGGCATTAGCTGGTACGACGTTCTCTGGCGGCAGAATCTGGCGTGTACTCCGGCGCGGCTACCGGCCGGGATCGGCCAGGAAATGGCCGGTGTGGTCACTGCCCTCGGTGAAGGGGTTGAAGACCTCGCGCTGGGCGATGCGGTGGCAAGCTTTCCATCCGCCGACCCTAATCAGCATCCAGTGTATGGCGAGGTGATTGTCCTGCCGCGCTCGGCGCTGGTCCGGTATCCCGATGTGCTGACCCCGGTGCAGGCCAGCGTGCACTACACGCCTCTGCTGATTGCCTATTTTGCCTATGTGGATCTGGCGCGTATCAAGCCGGGTCAGACCGTACTGGTCACCGATGCCAGCCACTGTGCCGGGCCGTGCTTCGTGCAATTGGGCAAAGCCCTCGGTGCCAGGGTGATTGCCGCGACCAAGACCGAAGATGCTCGCGAGTATCTGCTGGCGCTGGGTGCCGACAAGGTGGTGGTCACCGAAGAGCAGGACTTGCTCATGGCGGTCAACAAGTACACCGACAATAAAGGTGTCAATGTGGTGTTCGACGGCATGGGCGGCCCGCAGATGTCGATCATGGGCGATGTCCTCGCGCCACGCGGCAGCCTGATTCTTTATGGGCTGCAGGGCGGCAACCAGACGCCATTCCCCGCGTGTGCGGCGTTCCAGAAGAACATCCAGTTCTATCTGCATTGCCTGGGCAACTTCACTGGCAAGCCGGCACTGGGCATCGATCCGGATAATGAGGCGCTGCAGCGTGCGCTGCGTGATATCAACCAGTTGACGGCCGATGGTGTGCTGACACCGCTGGCGGTCCGTCCATTCCCGTTCGAGCAGGTGGCCCAGGCGCACCGTTATATGGATGGCTGTCCGATTGGTGGCCGTGCGGTACTGGAGTTGGCTGACGCTTGA
- a CDS encoding LysR family transcriptional regulator has protein sequence MNRNDLRRVDLNLLIVFETLMHERSVTRAAEKLFLGQPAISAALSRLRGLFDDPLFVRTGRSMEPTARASEIFALLSPALDSISTAVSRASEFDPATSNAVFRIGLSDEVEFALLPSLLKRLRSEAPGIVLVIRRVNYLLMPALLASGEISVGVSYTSDLPANAKRKILRKSRPQLLRADSVPGPLSLDDFCARPHALVSIAGDLTGFIDEHLEKLGRKRHVVLAVPQFNGLSTLLAGTDIIATVPDYAAEVLTASGGVRAEDLPLECQTFELHMAWRGAQDNDPAERWLRSRIQMFFGDPDSL, from the coding sequence ATGAACCGCAACGACCTGCGCCGCGTCGACCTCAACCTGCTGATTGTCTTCGAAACCCTGATGCACGAACGCAGCGTGACCCGCGCCGCGGAAAAACTGTTTCTCGGTCAACCGGCGATCAGCGCCGCCTTGTCGCGTCTGCGCGGGCTGTTCGACGACCCGCTGTTCGTCCGCACCGGGCGCAGCATGGAGCCCACCGCCAGGGCCTCGGAAATCTTCGCCCTGCTGTCACCGGCCCTGGACTCCATCTCAACCGCGGTCAGCCGCGCTTCGGAATTCGACCCGGCCACCAGCAACGCGGTGTTCCGGATCGGCTTGTCCGATGAAGTGGAGTTCGCCCTGCTGCCGTCACTGCTCAAGCGCCTGCGCTCCGAGGCGCCCGGCATCGTGCTGGTGATCCGGCGGGTCAACTACTTGTTGATGCCGGCATTGCTGGCTTCCGGGGAAATATCTGTCGGGGTCAGCTACACCAGCGACCTGCCGGCCAACGCCAAACGCAAAATCCTGCGCAAAAGCCGCCCGCAACTGCTGCGCGCCGACTCCGTGCCTGGCCCGCTAAGCCTGGACGACTTCTGCGCCCGACCGCACGCTCTGGTATCGATCGCCGGCGACCTGACCGGTTTTATTGACGAGCACCTGGAAAAATTGGGCCGCAAACGCCATGTGGTACTGGCCGTGCCACAGTTCAACGGACTGTCTACCCTGCTGGCCGGGACAGACATCATTGCCACCGTGCCGGATTATGCGGCCGAAGTGCTGACGGCCAGTGGCGGGGTCCGGGCCGAGGATCTGCCGCTGGAGTGCCAGACCTTTGAACTGCACATGGCCTGGCGCGGCGCGCAGGATAATGATCCGGCGGAGAGATGGTTGAGGTCGCGGATTCAGATGTTTTTCGGGGATCCGGATAGTCTTTAG
- the hxsD gene encoding His-Xaa-Ser system protein HxsD yields MTWPVTLKLDSAAYPLSVVQRAAYSLANTVAIQVGIETNQISLTAHPAEARLTLSPEQAHSLILQHLNDFALRDHINRETAGLREVLARAALAGCGVSQ; encoded by the coding sequence ATGACATGGCCAGTCACGCTGAAACTCGACAGCGCAGCCTACCCGCTCAGCGTGGTGCAACGCGCCGCTTATTCCCTGGCCAACACTGTCGCGATCCAGGTCGGTATTGAAACCAATCAGATAAGCCTCACGGCCCACCCCGCTGAAGCAAGGCTAACGCTTTCCCCGGAGCAGGCTCACTCGCTGATCCTCCAGCATCTGAACGACTTCGCCCTACGCGACCATATCAACCGCGAAACAGCAGGGTTGCGCGAAGTCCTGGCCCGAGCCGCGCTCGCTGGATGTGGGGTTTCGCAGTGA
- the hxsB gene encoding His-Xaa-Ser system radical SAM maturase HxsB — protein MTLIATDAKHYRLLPFRFMRMNTGHDRDILLTSDTGEYMHVNDAQLRALSYFDVQASTPFYKDLLARHFIYEPGQHDPFPEMAAQYRSRKDFLFQGPALHLFVVTLRCNHTCQYCQVSRAPLGGSGHDLSEEDAQAAIDRLFESNAPALTVEFQGGEPLLAFERVRQIVEWIVERNVVEQRDIQFVITTTLHHLTEEILDFAEQNHIQFSTSLDGPAPLHNANRPTPSRDSYERTVKGIQWVRERLGHDAVSALTTLTSRSLEQPEAIIDEYVSQCFSSISLRPLSPYGFATKSVHRLDYPIERYLAFYKKALAYLLHINQQGVYLSESYTSLLLKNILTPFSSGYVDLRSPAGAGTAALVYNYDGYVYPSDEARMLLEMGEDGLRLGTVQQPLSELLASPVMNALLASGVAEALPGCSDCALVPYCGADPVEHYARQADPIGHRVFSSFCKKNMGLLKHLFGLLCDGDDNVQRVLLSWLNRRSYNDVPLPGYRG, from the coding sequence GTGACACTGATAGCGACAGACGCCAAGCACTACCGCTTGCTGCCTTTTCGATTCATGCGCATGAACACGGGACATGACCGTGACATCCTACTCACCTCTGATACCGGTGAGTACATGCACGTGAACGACGCGCAATTACGAGCCCTCAGCTACTTCGACGTTCAAGCAAGTACGCCTTTTTACAAGGACCTGCTGGCCCGCCACTTCATCTACGAACCAGGCCAACACGACCCGTTCCCGGAAATGGCTGCGCAGTATCGCAGCCGCAAGGACTTCCTCTTCCAGGGCCCAGCACTGCACTTGTTCGTAGTTACATTGCGCTGCAACCACACCTGCCAATACTGCCAGGTGTCGCGGGCTCCTCTGGGAGGATCCGGCCACGACCTGTCGGAAGAGGATGCACAGGCGGCGATCGATCGCCTGTTCGAATCGAACGCTCCCGCCCTGACTGTGGAGTTTCAGGGTGGCGAGCCGCTTCTGGCCTTCGAGCGCGTCCGCCAGATTGTCGAATGGATCGTTGAACGGAACGTGGTCGAACAACGGGATATTCAGTTCGTCATCACCACCACGCTGCACCACCTGACGGAGGAAATACTCGACTTCGCAGAACAAAATCACATCCAGTTTTCGACCTCGCTCGATGGGCCGGCGCCCTTGCACAATGCGAACCGCCCTACCCCGTCACGAGACTCCTACGAACGCACTGTAAAAGGCATCCAATGGGTCCGTGAGCGCCTTGGCCATGATGCAGTTTCCGCGTTGACCACGCTGACTTCAAGAAGCCTCGAACAACCTGAAGCAATCATCGATGAGTATGTAAGCCAGTGCTTCTCCAGCATCTCGCTTCGGCCTCTGAGCCCTTATGGATTTGCCACCAAGAGTGTCCATCGACTTGATTACCCTATTGAGCGATACCTGGCCTTCTACAAGAAGGCACTGGCCTACTTGCTGCATATCAACCAACAGGGCGTTTACCTCTCAGAGAGTTATACGAGCTTGTTGCTGAAGAATATTCTGACACCCTTCTCCTCCGGCTATGTAGACCTGCGCTCCCCCGCTGGCGCAGGCACTGCGGCGCTGGTCTACAACTATGACGGTTACGTCTATCCCTCGGACGAAGCCCGAATGTTGCTGGAGATGGGTGAAGACGGCTTGAGGCTCGGCACCGTGCAGCAACCCTTGTCTGAATTACTCGCATCGCCCGTTATGAATGCGTTGCTCGCCAGTGGTGTAGCAGAAGCGCTGCCGGGCTGCTCCGACTGCGCACTTGTTCCGTACTGTGGTGCTGACCCCGTCGAACACTATGCCCGCCAAGCTGACCCGATCGGACACCGAGTGTTCAGCAGCTTCTGCAAGAAGAACATGGGGCTGCTGAAGCATCTTTTCGGCCTGCTTTGCGATGGTGACGACAACGTGCAGAGAGTGCTGTTGTCTTGGTTGAACAGGCGCTCTTACAACGATGTCCCGCTCCCGGGTTACAGGGGCTGA
- the hxsC gene encoding His-Xaa-Ser system radical SAM maturase HxsC encodes MAMLRKDTHFEIHHLNEPKLLKVITLDEFIEQGLVVCAGSAEFGDLLLWLPNEERLRSPHLLSLPVGGFLIPEPVIGDFDSARPYLHTPKDADVVQPGDVIAITPGSTLVRVLYRRGSDSNLLFMTDRCNSLCLMCSQPPKDIDDRWHIEENLRLIDLMDSGEENLGISGGEPTLYRDGLLEILAKCKAVLPQKSIHVLSNGRLFQDPSWIAALSAISHPQLSWGIPLYADNAEDHDHVVQAPGAFSETLQGLYNLARANQIIEIRVVLNRLTTPRLPELAHYVFRNLPFVRHVALMGIESTGLARKNYEELWIDPLDYQESLSQAVYFLFNRGVPVSIYNLPLCLIPAHLSRFARQSISDWKNLFIDTCQQCAAVKHCSGFFKSHTDRWQSRGVQLLSTEAFSAYARSAQ; translated from the coding sequence ATGGCGATGCTGCGCAAAGATACCCACTTTGAAATCCATCACCTGAATGAGCCGAAATTGCTCAAGGTCATCACTCTGGATGAGTTCATCGAACAAGGCTTGGTTGTTTGTGCCGGAAGCGCTGAGTTCGGTGACCTGCTGCTTTGGCTGCCAAACGAAGAACGGCTACGGAGCCCGCATCTGCTCTCATTACCAGTGGGAGGATTCCTGATCCCGGAGCCAGTGATCGGCGACTTCGACAGCGCGCGGCCATACCTGCACACCCCCAAAGATGCGGATGTCGTGCAGCCCGGCGATGTCATTGCCATCACACCAGGCAGCACGTTGGTGCGAGTGCTCTATCGACGAGGCTCAGACAGCAACCTGCTGTTCATGACCGATCGTTGCAACAGCCTCTGCCTGATGTGCTCGCAGCCGCCCAAAGATATCGATGACCGTTGGCACATCGAGGAGAACCTACGGCTGATCGACCTGATGGACTCGGGCGAGGAAAATCTGGGAATCAGCGGCGGAGAACCAACACTTTATCGCGACGGCCTGCTTGAAATCCTGGCCAAGTGCAAAGCCGTTTTGCCACAGAAATCCATTCATGTACTCAGCAACGGGCGTCTGTTCCAAGACCCGAGCTGGATCGCAGCGCTCTCTGCCATCAGCCACCCTCAGTTGAGCTGGGGCATCCCCCTGTATGCCGACAATGCCGAAGACCATGACCATGTCGTGCAGGCTCCAGGCGCGTTCAGCGAAACCCTGCAAGGTCTTTACAACCTGGCGCGCGCCAACCAGATCATCGAGATACGCGTGGTACTCAATCGCCTGACCACGCCACGCTTGCCCGAGCTCGCCCACTACGTGTTCAGGAACCTGCCCTTCGTGCGGCATGTTGCGCTGATGGGTATCGAAAGCACCGGCCTGGCCAGGAAAAACTACGAAGAACTGTGGATTGACCCGCTGGACTATCAAGAGTCGTTGAGCCAAGCCGTGTATTTCCTGTTCAACCGCGGAGTGCCGGTTTCGATCTACAACTTGCCCCTGTGCCTGATCCCGGCCCACCTCTCGCGTTTCGCCCGCCAGAGCATCTCGGACTGGAAGAATCTGTTCATCGATACCTGCCAGCAATGTGCTGCCGTCAAACATTGCTCTGGCTTCTTCAAATCCCACACCGACCGCTGGCAGAGCCGCGGCGTACAACTACTATCGACCGAGGCCTTTAGCGCCTATGCAAGGAGTGCACAGTGA
- the hxsA gene encoding His-Xaa-Ser repeat protein HxsA, which translates to MKLLDRWKVLISGISLLPIAGTTLAQSGHLPLADANWQPNDKLQPPVFADTLNAPNTVNIYAAHRSHSSHRSHSSHSSHYSGSGGYSAPRYYSPPATSTRGYSAPSASSSPPSSNSIYQSSGTTSGISSSTSKSRATNEQKSNLVTRVQTALMVRQYYQGSIDGVMGKATRGALMAFQMDSGLTVNGRMDTPSLNALGIKIP; encoded by the coding sequence GTGAAATTGCTCGACCGCTGGAAAGTCCTGATCAGTGGGATCAGCCTGCTGCCAATAGCAGGTACCACCCTGGCACAATCGGGCCATCTGCCACTCGCCGATGCAAACTGGCAACCCAACGACAAGCTACAGCCTCCGGTATTTGCCGATACGCTCAATGCGCCAAACACCGTCAACATCTATGCGGCGCATCGCTCGCACAGTTCTCACCGGTCCCACAGCTCGCACAGTTCTCACTACAGCGGCTCAGGTGGCTATAGCGCACCTCGCTACTACAGCCCACCCGCTACTAGTACCCGAGGCTACAGCGCGCCGAGTGCTTCGAGCAGCCCTCCAAGCAGCAACAGCATTTATCAGTCGTCTGGCACTACCAGCGGGATAAGTTCGAGCACTTCTAAGAGTCGCGCGACCAATGAGCAGAAAAGCAATCTGGTCACCCGTGTGCAGACCGCGCTTATGGTGCGCCAGTATTACCAAGGCTCCATTGATGGGGTGATGGGCAAAGCAACACGTGGGGCGTTAATGGCCTTTCAGATGGACAGTGGGCTGACCGTGAATGGCCGGATGGATACACCATCGCTGAATGCGTTGGGTATCAAGATTCCATAA
- a CDS encoding DEAD/DEAH box helicase, producing MVDATGKYLDVYQSWQQHLFNFNLAVRDTNTPGLRKPQLAALYASLGHLVMSPATTATIVMPTGTGKTDTMLGLLIAGRLARTLVLVPSDALRSQLVEKCLGLKKLREIGAVSATALNPVVRAIGSGMSAEDVQQLAEANVIVATPQALQRFDTESLQALAELCSHLIIDESHHVAAMTWGRVKTAFKEKPCLQFTATPFREDNQPLEGKIIYNYPLKDAQIDGYFKSIEFHPVREYNLELADQVVADKAVELLRGDREQGFNHLLMVRARSQKRAEALFELYKKHEDLSPILIHSKVPNRVKLLGEIVEKKYKIIVCVDMLGEGFDLPELKIAAIHDQHRSPAVTLQFIGRLTRVDDTLGDAKFVSNIANQKVDYQMAVLYKESADWSAVIRDVSQDKIAREIEKEAFTEQFPDDADSEEIFGLNPNPKISAIAYHVERDHWRPEKADHFSQKKEPLQFLSINDDSDTIIMVTRRETPVGWAQTSAIVDTNWILYLAYYHAPDKTLFIHSSGDESQATRFLNLIAKDARRINGESTFRTLHDIKLMKLQNVGLSRTRKDLRFTMHVGRDINIVISEIENGTAKKSNIFATGYEDGQRTTVGCSHKGKIWEMNSSSIIYWIEWCKRASQKLNDASINPSEVLKDVIRSEKIEGAWPTGLFYADWPESIAIENEQKISLAFNGEIFNLLDVELGKPRRRDDPTLEVPLIAIAVDGTERLLPDITIRLLNDSYKVSCPGVKIIFAEESSFEQYLDMNPLVLLAVDGSMIEGNYRFYTPNSLDLKLPIALIEAWDWGTTQIHSESMRATRNMDTVQGFTYSRIEDDYAFIFNDDSAGEIADLVAIKESKDAIFVDLYHCKYCPQKDGEARPGARVNDVYEVCGQASRSVKWLHTEEKFFNRLMGRYQQSLPKGFDRILKGDPMDLELLRNKCHDHEMIFRFVIVQPAISAAKISADQLAVLGTSYSYIKNVSGSDVRVVTSA from the coding sequence ATGGTCGATGCTACAGGGAAGTACTTAGACGTATATCAAAGCTGGCAGCAACACCTCTTCAACTTCAACCTGGCAGTCCGGGATACCAATACGCCGGGTTTGCGTAAGCCTCAGCTTGCCGCCCTATACGCTTCACTGGGCCACTTGGTGATGTCTCCGGCCACGACGGCAACGATCGTGATGCCAACGGGTACCGGCAAGACCGATACCATGCTTGGTCTGCTTATCGCAGGGCGGTTGGCAAGGACATTGGTGCTCGTCCCGTCAGATGCCTTGCGTTCCCAGCTTGTCGAAAAATGCCTCGGGCTGAAAAAACTTCGGGAGATCGGTGCTGTTTCTGCCACAGCACTTAACCCTGTGGTTAGGGCTATCGGCTCAGGAATGTCGGCTGAAGATGTCCAACAGCTTGCCGAGGCGAATGTAATTGTCGCTACCCCGCAAGCATTGCAGCGATTCGACACAGAGTCCCTCCAAGCCTTGGCTGAGCTCTGCAGCCACCTTATCATCGATGAAAGCCATCATGTGGCCGCCATGACATGGGGGCGGGTGAAAACCGCGTTTAAAGAGAAGCCATGCCTGCAGTTCACTGCCACGCCTTTCAGGGAGGACAATCAGCCCCTTGAAGGCAAGATTATCTACAACTACCCGTTGAAGGATGCGCAGATCGATGGCTACTTCAAGTCGATCGAATTTCACCCAGTGCGCGAATACAACCTCGAGTTGGCTGACCAAGTGGTTGCTGATAAGGCGGTAGAGTTGTTGCGAGGCGATCGAGAGCAAGGCTTTAACCACCTACTGATGGTACGTGCACGATCGCAAAAACGTGCTGAAGCCCTATTTGAGCTCTACAAAAAGCATGAAGACCTCTCACCCATTCTCATCCACAGCAAGGTGCCGAATCGGGTCAAACTGCTGGGTGAAATTGTCGAGAAGAAATACAAGATCATCGTATGCGTGGACATGCTGGGCGAAGGCTTCGACCTGCCAGAGCTGAAAATCGCGGCTATTCACGACCAGCATCGCAGTCCGGCCGTCACGCTACAGTTCATCGGTCGGCTAACCCGGGTTGATGACACGCTAGGCGACGCCAAATTCGTCTCAAACATTGCCAACCAGAAAGTCGATTACCAGATGGCAGTGCTTTACAAGGAAAGTGCCGACTGGAGCGCCGTGATTCGAGATGTGAGCCAAGACAAGATCGCCCGCGAAATCGAAAAAGAGGCGTTCACTGAACAGTTCCCGGATGATGCCGACTCCGAGGAGATCTTCGGGTTGAACCCAAACCCGAAGATCAGTGCGATCGCCTACCATGTGGAGCGCGACCATTGGCGGCCAGAAAAAGCGGATCACTTCTCCCAGAAGAAAGAACCGCTGCAGTTCCTTTCTATCAACGACGATTCAGACACCATCATCATGGTGACCCGACGAGAAACACCCGTCGGATGGGCTCAGACCTCGGCGATTGTGGACACGAACTGGATTCTGTACCTGGCGTACTACCACGCGCCCGACAAGACGCTCTTCATTCACTCCTCTGGTGATGAGTCGCAAGCGACGCGTTTTTTGAATTTGATTGCCAAGGATGCCAGGCGAATCAACGGTGAGTCTACCTTCCGAACCCTGCACGACATCAAGCTCATGAAGCTGCAGAACGTGGGGCTGTCCAGGACACGCAAGGATCTGAGATTCACGATGCACGTCGGGCGGGACATCAATATCGTCATCAGTGAAATCGAGAACGGCACTGCGAAAAAGTCCAACATCTTCGCAACGGGCTATGAAGATGGACAGCGCACCACCGTTGGCTGCTCTCACAAAGGGAAGATCTGGGAGATGAACTCTTCCAGCATCATTTACTGGATTGAGTGGTGCAAACGTGCCTCGCAAAAACTCAACGATGCCTCGATCAACCCTTCTGAAGTGCTCAAGGATGTGATTCGCTCGGAGAAGATCGAAGGGGCTTGGCCAACGGGACTTTTCTATGCTGATTGGCCAGAGTCCATTGCGATCGAAAACGAGCAGAAAATTTCGCTAGCGTTCAACGGTGAGATTTTCAACCTGCTTGATGTCGAGCTTGGCAAGCCTCGGCGAAGAGATGACCCGACACTAGAAGTGCCCCTCATCGCCATTGCAGTAGATGGCACGGAGCGTCTGTTGCCTGACATCACGATACGGTTACTGAACGACAGCTACAAAGTCTCCTGCCCTGGGGTCAAGATCATTTTCGCCGAAGAGAGCTCGTTCGAGCAGTACCTGGATATGAACCCTTTGGTCCTGCTAGCCGTGGACGGCTCGATGATCGAGGGCAATTACCGGTTCTACACACCCAATAGTTTGGACTTGAAGCTTCCGATAGCGCTGATTGAGGCTTGGGACTGGGGGACCACTCAGATTCACAGCGAGTCCATGAGAGCAACTCGTAACATGGACACCGTCCAAGGGTTCACCTACAGCCGAATCGAGGACGACTATGCATTCATTTTCAACGATGATAGCGCAGGTGAGATTGCGGATTTGGTGGCAATCAAAGAGAGCAAAGACGCAATCTTTGTCGACCTTTACCACTGCAAGTATTGCCCCCAAAAAGATGGAGAGGCTCGACCTGGCGCTCGTGTGAACGATGTCTATGAGGTCTGCGGCCAGGCCTCACGATCGGTGAAGTGGCTGCACACCGAGGAAAAATTCTTCAATCGATTGATGGGACGGTACCAGCAATCGCTGCCGAAAGGGTTCGACAGAATCCTCAAGGGTGACCCAATGGATTTGGAGCTGCTTCGCAACAAGTGCCACGACCACGAGATGATTTTCAGATTCGTGATCGTACAGCCCGCCATTTCAGCAGCGAAAATCTCCGCTGATCAGCTTGCTGTCCTCGGCACCAGTTACTCTTATATTAAGAACGTGTCCGGTTCAGATGTCCGGGTCGTAACCAGTGCGTAA